The proteins below come from a single Candidatus Edwardsbacteria bacterium RifOxyA12_full_54_48 genomic window:
- a CDS encoding cell division protein FtsA has protein sequence MANTIVGLDLGTTKIACIIAEVDRDQLKIVGVGTCSSEEGLRRGVVVNLEKTARSIEKAVSEAELMAGVKINSVYAGIAGDHIRSINSRGVIAVSRGGNEISQADVDRVIDAAQAVAIPMDREILHVIPQGFIVDDQKGIKDPIGMAGVRLEVEVHIVTGAVASAENIYKSIKRAGLKVDDLVLQPLASSYAVLTPDEKSLGVALLDIGGGTTDIAMFFEDSIRHTAVIGLGGNNLTSDIAIGLRTPTEQAESIKKKYGCATLSQVKEDEMIGVFGVAGREEREVSRQVLAQIIEPRMEEIFSLASREIKRSDYGEMLGAGVVLTGGAAKLPGAASLAEQVFNQPARVGEPRGISGVVDLIKDPMYATGVGLVLYGYERRFKGDSIDESNPFESILGKMKGWFGDLFNG, from the coding sequence ATGGCTAATACGATCGTGGGCTTGGATCTGGGCACCACCAAGATCGCCTGCATAATCGCCGAGGTCGACCGGGATCAGCTTAAAATAGTGGGGGTCGGCACCTGCTCTTCGGAGGAGGGTCTGCGAAGGGGGGTGGTGGTCAACCTGGAGAAGACCGCTCGGTCCATAGAGAAGGCGGTCTCCGAGGCCGAGCTGATGGCCGGGGTCAAGATAAACTCGGTCTATGCCGGCATCGCCGGGGATCATATCCGCTCCATCAATTCGCGGGGGGTGATCGCCGTCTCCCGGGGGGGCAACGAGATCTCCCAGGCCGACGTGGACCGGGTGATAGACGCCGCCCAGGCGGTGGCCATTCCCATGGACCGGGAGATCCTCCATGTGATCCCCCAGGGCTTCATCGTCGACGATCAGAAGGGCATCAAGGACCCCATCGGGATGGCCGGGGTGCGGCTGGAGGTGGAGGTCCATATAGTCACCGGGGCGGTGGCCTCGGCCGAGAACATCTACAAGAGCATCAAGCGGGCGGGGCTCAAGGTGGACGACCTGGTGCTGCAGCCTCTGGCCTCCAGCTATGCGGTGCTGACCCCGGACGAGAAATCTTTGGGGGTGGCGCTGCTGGACATCGGGGGCGGGACCACCGACATCGCCATGTTCTTCGAGGATTCCATCCGCCACACGGCGGTGATAGGACTGGGCGGCAACAACCTGACCAGCGACATCGCCATCGGCCTCCGGACCCCCACCGAACAGGCCGAGAGCATCAAGAAGAAATACGGCTGCGCCACCCTGTCCCAGGTAAAGGAGGACGAGATGATCGGGGTGTTCGGGGTGGCCGGGCGCGAGGAGCGGGAGGTGTCCCGCCAGGTGCTGGCCCAGATAATCGAGCCCCGGATGGAGGAGATCTTCAGCCTGGCCAGCCGGGAGATCAAGCGCTCCGACTACGGCGAGATGCTGGGGGCCGGGGTGGTCCTCACCGGAGGGGCCGCCAAGCTGCCCGGAGCGGCCTCCCTGGCGGAGCAGGTGTTCAACCAGCCGGCCCGGGTGGGCGAGCCGCGCGGCATCAGCGGAGTGGTGGACCTGATCAAGGACCCGATGTACGCCACCGGGGTGGGGCTGGTGCTGTACGGCTACGAGCGGAGGTTCAAGGGCGACTCCATAGACGAGAGCAACCCCTTTGAATCGATCCTGGGCAAGATGAAGGGCTGGTTCGGCGATCTTTTCAACGGGTAA
- a CDS encoding cell division protein FtsZ, which translates to MLEFEEDVISERCNIKVVGVGGGGGNAVNRMVEAGLNGVEFIAVNTDLQVLRKSLANQKLQIGHKLTRGLGSGGNPEIGRRAFEEDKARVAEMISGSDMLFITAGMGGGTGTGAAPMVADLAREMNILTVAVVTKPFEWEGRKRILQSEEGIRDLKERVDTLIVIPNQRVLSVVGKQTKLTESFRIIDDVLLKATRGISDLITVPGLVNVDFADVRSVMLERGDALMGVGIGIGENRSITAAEEAIANTLLEGISIKGAKAILLNISASDELTLTEVNEVASVIRSAAGEEANLIFGTVIDPEAGDNMSVTVIATGLGGGAPKVEKDIPDNNRIDFPQSFRKENLAQGTFQRKDQRSNIQTIVTKGQVSAVKQDDLEIPTYMRRLMD; encoded by the coding sequence ATGCTGGAATTCGAAGAGGATGTTATCAGCGAACGCTGCAACATCAAGGTGGTGGGAGTGGGCGGCGGCGGCGGCAACGCCGTCAACCGGATGGTGGAGGCCGGCCTGAACGGGGTGGAGTTCATCGCCGTCAATACCGACCTGCAGGTGCTTAGAAAATCCCTGGCCAACCAGAAGCTTCAGATCGGGCACAAGCTGACCAGGGGCCTGGGCTCGGGGGGCAATCCCGAGATCGGGCGCCGGGCCTTCGAGGAGGACAAGGCCCGGGTGGCCGAGATGATCTCGGGCAGCGACATGCTGTTCATCACCGCCGGAATGGGCGGCGGCACCGGGACCGGGGCCGCCCCGATGGTGGCCGACCTGGCCCGGGAGATGAACATCCTGACCGTGGCGGTGGTCACCAAGCCCTTCGAGTGGGAGGGCCGCAAGAGGATCCTGCAGTCCGAGGAGGGCATCCGGGACCTGAAAGAGCGGGTGGACACCCTGATCGTCATTCCCAACCAGCGGGTGCTTTCGGTGGTGGGCAAGCAGACCAAGCTGACCGAGTCTTTCCGGATCATAGACGACGTGCTGCTCAAGGCCACCCGGGGCATCTCCGACCTGATCACCGTTCCCGGCCTGGTCAACGTGGACTTCGCCGACGTCCGCTCGGTGATGCTGGAGCGGGGCGATGCCCTGATGGGCGTGGGCATCGGCATCGGCGAGAACCGCTCCATCACCGCGGCCGAGGAGGCCATCGCCAATACCCTGTTGGAGGGAATTTCCATCAAGGGGGCCAAGGCCATCCTGCTGAACATCTCGGCCTCCGATGAGCTGACCCTGACCGAGGTCAACGAGGTGGCGTCGGTGATACGCAGTGCGGCCGGCGAGGAGGCCAACCTGATATTCGGAACGGTGATAGATCCCGAGGCCGGTGACAATATGAGTGTGACCGTGATCGCCACCGGCCTGGGCGGCGGCGCACCCAAGGTGGAGAAGGATATCCCCGACAACAACCGGATAGACTTTCCCCAGTCATTCCGCAAGGAGAATCTGGCTCAGGGGACCTTTCAGCGCAAGGACCAGCGCTCCAACATCCAGACCATTGTCACCAAAGGCCAGGTCAGCGCGGTGAAACAGGACGACCTGGAGATTCCCACCTACATGCGCCGGTTGATGGATTAA
- a CDS encoding RIP metalloprotease RseP: MFVLGIMVFVHELGHFYVAKKVGIRVLKFSLGFGPKLFGFKKGDTQYLISALPLGGYVKLDGEDAFEEGYVPKPGDYMAAPWWGRVLMALAGPMANLVTAFLIFIMLGLVGFNAPDYSTSVGKVGSGSIAQQLGVTEGDRMVSIDGKEVKTWHGLWQELQAERTADSLSLTLDRAGKRIILNIPSSQRMKFLENIEPAVPAQLGEVYPSLPAYQAGLNAGDIILSIDDKPVKTWDGMREIINQNAGRETRLLVERGSDTLSVRITPVEQDYPGQGPVGVIGVTAPVFGSYKLRLGLWASVVNATVSTGSLVARTYGVLYKIVVKPSSAKQLGGILMIGEMAGSTAKKGFSDLMLLVALLSISLMVLNLLPLPVLDGGVIFFSLLEGVRKKTLPVKVQVVIQQIGIAILIMLMLFTILNDGMKIFSRHSAAKKNSQQIEQAK, encoded by the coding sequence TTGTTCGTTCTGGGGATCATGGTCTTTGTCCATGAGCTGGGCCATTTTTACGTGGCCAAGAAGGTGGGCATCAGGGTCTTGAAATTCTCTTTGGGTTTCGGCCCCAAATTGTTCGGATTTAAAAAAGGCGATACCCAGTATCTGATCTCGGCCCTCCCCCTGGGGGGGTATGTGAAATTGGACGGGGAGGACGCCTTTGAGGAGGGCTATGTCCCCAAGCCGGGCGATTATATGGCCGCCCCCTGGTGGGGCCGGGTGCTGATGGCCCTGGCCGGCCCGATGGCCAACCTGGTTACGGCATTTCTGATCTTCATCATGCTGGGTCTGGTAGGTTTTAACGCCCCGGATTATTCCACCTCGGTCGGCAAGGTGGGATCGGGAAGCATAGCCCAGCAGCTGGGGGTAACTGAGGGCGACCGGATGGTTTCGATCGACGGGAAGGAAGTTAAAACCTGGCACGGCCTGTGGCAGGAACTGCAGGCCGAGAGAACAGCCGACTCGCTATCTCTCACTCTGGACCGGGCCGGAAAGAGAATAATTCTTAATATCCCCTCATCCCAACGGATGAAATTCCTGGAGAATATCGAGCCGGCGGTGCCGGCTCAGCTGGGCGAGGTCTATCCCAGCCTGCCGGCCTACCAGGCCGGACTCAACGCCGGAGACATCATCCTATCCATTGACGATAAGCCGGTAAAGACCTGGGACGGCATGAGGGAGATCATCAACCAAAATGCCGGGAGGGAGACCAGGCTTCTGGTCGAACGGGGTTCCGATACCCTTAGCGTCCGGATCACCCCGGTGGAGCAGGATTACCCGGGCCAGGGTCCGGTCGGGGTCATTGGGGTCACTGCCCCGGTGTTCGGGAGTTATAAACTTCGTCTGGGCCTTTGGGCCTCGGTCGTCAATGCCACGGTCAGCACCGGAAGCTTGGTGGCCCGCACTTACGGCGTGTTGTACAAGATCGTGGTAAAACCCTCCTCGGCCAAGCAGCTGGGCGGCATCCTGATGATAGGAGAGATGGCCGGCAGCACCGCCAAAAAAGGCTTCAGCGACCTGATGCTTTTGGTGGCGCTTCTTTCCATCAGTTTGATGGTTCTCAATCTACTGCCCCTGCCGGTGCTGGACGGAGGGGTGATATTCTTCAGCCTGCTGGAGGGGGTAAGGAAAAAGACCCTGCCGGTGAAAGTGCAGGTGGTCATCCAGCAGATCGGGATCGCCATCCTGATCATGCTGATGCTGTTCACCATTCTCAACGACGGCATGAAGATATTCAGCCGGCACTCGGCGGCCAAGAAGAACAGCCAACAGATAGAACAGGCCAAATAG
- a CDS encoding translation elongation factor G produces MKNYTADKIHNIVLAGHGGCGKTTLAEAMVHAGNPTGRLGRVDDGNSIFDFDIDETTRKISIFSSLAACEHQDHKLNVIDTPGYADFAGEVKAGMRVADCVIIVAQGVSGIEVGTDKCWKYSDELKLPRAIFLTRLLKEHSDFYKSLDQARDKFGHQAVPLTLPIGDQLNLKGVVDLTVMKAFLESEGKSTIGEIPAEMAGKAKEYRDKLVEAVAESDDSLMEKFLNGDSLTDQEISDGLKTAIRKGSLVPVFAGDGYFQVGVNAMLNSIVAFFPTAADTQEVVAQKAGSDEEIIVKCDPSGPPVLFMFKTFIEPHAGNLNYFRMYSGSLEPGIELYNASLSKAEKFGQFYFPNGKDRIDAAKISCGDIGIAVKLKESGTGDTISTKNHQIILPKTILPKPSISVAVEAKSKDDEGKISVGLSRLNEEDPTFTYGFVPEIRQTLINGLGELHLDIMVGRLKRKFGVEVTIIKPRIPYRETISKKVEIQGKHKKQSGGHGQYGDVWLRLEPLPRGGGFEFVDEVVGGVVPGNFIPSVEKGVKAAMLEGAVAGYHIVDLRAVIYFGSYHPVDSSGTSFEIAGSMALKKGVLEASPVLLEPIMKLEVAIPEEFAGQVMGDLNSRRGRISGMDSAKGLQVIKATVPQGEMYKYSTSLRSMTQGRGSFEMEFSHYDPVPFEATQKIIEEAKKEKEEKQK; encoded by the coding sequence TTGAAGAATTATACTGCGGACAAGATCCACAACATTGTATTGGCCGGCCACGGCGGTTGCGGAAAGACCACCCTGGCCGAGGCCATGGTCCATGCCGGCAATCCCACCGGGCGCTTGGGGCGGGTGGACGACGGCAACTCCATCTTCGATTTCGACATCGATGAGACCACCCGCAAGATATCCATCTTCTCATCCCTGGCGGCCTGCGAACACCAGGACCACAAGCTTAATGTGATAGACACCCCGGGCTACGCCGATTTTGCCGGCGAGGTCAAGGCCGGAATGCGGGTGGCCGACTGCGTGATCATAGTGGCCCAGGGGGTGTCCGGGATAGAGGTGGGCACCGACAAGTGCTGGAAGTATTCAGACGAGCTGAAGCTTCCCCGGGCCATCTTTCTGACCCGTTTGCTGAAGGAGCATTCCGATTTTTATAAATCGCTGGACCAGGCCCGCGACAAGTTCGGCCACCAGGCGGTGCCCCTGACCCTGCCCATCGGCGACCAGCTGAACCTGAAGGGAGTGGTCGATCTCACGGTGATGAAGGCCTTTCTCGAGAGCGAGGGAAAATCCACCATCGGCGAGATCCCGGCCGAGATGGCCGGCAAAGCCAAGGAATACCGGGACAAACTGGTGGAGGCGGTGGCCGAATCCGACGACAGCCTGATGGAGAAATTTTTGAACGGCGATAGCCTGACCGATCAGGAAATATCCGATGGTTTGAAAACAGCCATCAGAAAAGGAAGCCTGGTACCGGTGTTCGCCGGAGACGGTTATTTCCAGGTGGGGGTCAACGCCATGTTGAATTCCATCGTAGCCTTCTTCCCGACCGCGGCCGATACCCAGGAAGTGGTTGCCCAAAAAGCCGGCAGCGACGAGGAGATAATCGTCAAGTGCGATCCCAGCGGGCCGCCGGTGCTGTTCATGTTCAAAACCTTCATCGAACCCCATGCCGGAAATCTGAACTATTTCCGGATGTATTCCGGCTCGCTGGAGCCGGGGATAGAGCTTTATAATGCCTCCCTCAGCAAGGCGGAAAAATTCGGGCAGTTCTATTTTCCCAATGGCAAGGACCGCATCGATGCCGCCAAAATCAGCTGCGGCGATATCGGCATCGCGGTAAAGCTGAAGGAATCCGGCACCGGGGACACCATCAGCACCAAGAATCATCAGATCATCCTTCCCAAGACCATCCTGCCCAAGCCGTCGATATCGGTGGCGGTGGAGGCCAAATCCAAGGATGACGAAGGCAAGATATCGGTCGGGCTGTCCCGACTTAACGAAGAGGACCCCACCTTCACCTACGGCTTCGTGCCCGAGATCCGGCAGACCCTGATCAACGGCCTGGGCGAGCTGCATCTGGACATCATGGTGGGGCGGCTGAAGCGGAAATTCGGGGTGGAGGTCACCATCATCAAGCCCCGGATACCCTACCGCGAGACCATCTCCAAGAAGGTGGAGATCCAGGGCAAGCACAAGAAACAATCGGGGGGACACGGACAGTACGGCGACGTCTGGCTGCGCCTGGAGCCGCTGCCCCGGGGCGGGGGCTTCGAGTTCGTGGATGAGGTGGTGGGCGGGGTGGTGCCCGGCAACTTCATCCCCTCGGTGGAGAAGGGGGTCAAGGCGGCCATGCTGGAAGGGGCGGTGGCGGGCTACCACATCGTAGATCTTAGGGCGGTTATATATTTCGGCTCCTATCACCCGGTGGACTCCTCCGGCACCAGCTTCGAGATCGCCGGTTCCATGGCCCTCAAGAAGGGCGTGCTGGAAGCCTCGCCGGTCCTGCTGGAGCCCATCATGAAACTGGAGGTGGCCATTCCCGAGGAATTCGCCGGCCAGGTGATGGGCGACCTCAACTCCCGCCGGGGCCGCATCAGCGGCATGGACTCGGCCAAGGGCCTGCAGGTGATCAAGGCCACCGTGCCCCAGGGCGAGATGTACAAGTATTCCACCTCCCTGCGCTCCATGACCCAGGGCCGGGGCAGCTTCGAGATGGAGTTCTCTCATTACGATCCGGTGCCCTTCGAGGCCACCCAGAAGATCATCGAAGAGGCCAAGAAGGAAAAGGAAGAGAAGCAGAAATAA
- a CDS encoding L-asparaginase, producing the protein MTKPKIAIIFTGGTISMKSSKKSGGAVPAFKGRDILKLLPVINKNFKIEVHDFGQYPGPHITPEMMLEISLIARKYLARSDIMGLIVTHGTDTLEETAYFLDLTIHSPKPVVVVGAMKDCTELGWDGPANLMGAARTAVSPDARNKGVLVFLNNTINSAGEVTKTSTDSFETFRSPDLGPLGWVDQDRVLFYRQPMYREHYPVRGIEPRVDLFKMAVGMDSRLIEYAVDSGAKGLVVEGMGRGNIPPDVVPGIEYAIAKKIPVVLCSRCIGGRVLGTYAYPGGGAQLIKKGIILGGHLPGQKARIKLMILLGRRMDPMQIKEFFERFEYPCER; encoded by the coding sequence ATGACCAAACCAAAAATAGCCATCATCTTCACCGGCGGGACCATCTCCATGAAGTCCAGCAAAAAGAGCGGGGGCGCGGTTCCGGCCTTCAAGGGGCGGGACATCCTCAAGCTCCTGCCGGTGATCAACAAGAATTTCAAGATAGAGGTGCATGATTTCGGGCAATACCCGGGGCCGCATATCACGCCGGAGATGATGCTGGAGATCTCCCTGATCGCCAGAAAATACCTGGCCCGGTCCGACATCATGGGCCTGATCGTCACCCACGGCACCGACACCCTGGAGGAGACCGCCTACTTTCTTGATCTGACCATACACTCGCCCAAGCCGGTGGTGGTGGTGGGGGCCATGAAGGACTGCACCGAGCTGGGCTGGGACGGCCCGGCCAACCTGATGGGCGCCGCCCGGACGGCGGTCTCGCCGGATGCCCGAAACAAGGGGGTCCTGGTCTTTCTGAACAACACCATCAATTCGGCCGGGGAGGTGACCAAGACCAGCACCGATTCCTTCGAGACCTTCCGCAGTCCCGACCTGGGCCCGCTGGGCTGGGTGGACCAGGACCGGGTGCTGTTCTACCGCCAGCCTATGTACCGCGAGCATTACCCGGTCAGGGGAATAGAGCCCCGGGTGGACCTTTTTAAAATGGCGGTGGGGATGGATTCCCGTCTCATTGAATATGCCGTAGATTCCGGGGCCAAGGGACTAGTGGTGGAGGGCATGGGGCGGGGAAATATTCCGCCGGATGTAGTGCCCGGGATAGAGTACGCCATTGCCAAGAAGATCCCGGTCGTCCTCTGTTCCCGCTGCATCGGGGGCAGGGTGCTGGGGACCTATGCCTATCCCGGCGGCGGGGCTCAGCTGATCAAAAAAGGGATCATCCTGGGCGGACACCTGCCGGGACAGAAGGCCCGGATCAAGCTGATGATACTGCTGGGTCGGAGAATGGACCCCATGCAGATCAAGGAGTTTTTCGAACGGTTTGAATATCCCTGTGAAAGATAG
- a CDS encoding redox-sensing transcriptional repressor Rex: MKDKIKIPESAIRRLSLYFHHLASLKELGVETISSREIATVYGLAPFQVRKDLSYFGAFGRRGRGYNVAKLMDKLGAILGLDRSWNICLVGAGNIGLAMYRYQDFKQRGFNIVAVFDSDPKKAGQTLKPGMAIQSMDQIEQTVNQKMIQIGIIAVPPQAAQAAVDKLAAAGVKAILFFPSSQILIPKGIALRRVNLGLDLEFLSYALTNN, from the coding sequence ATGAAAGACAAAATAAAGATCCCGGAATCGGCCATCCGCCGCCTGTCCCTGTATTTTCATCACCTGGCCTCCCTGAAGGAACTGGGCGTGGAGACCATCTCCTCGCGGGAGATCGCCACGGTCTACGGCCTGGCCCCTTTTCAGGTGCGCAAGGACCTCTCCTATTTCGGCGCTTTCGGGCGTCGGGGCCGGGGGTACAATGTCGCCAAACTGATGGACAAACTGGGCGCCATTTTGGGGCTGGACCGCAGCTGGAACATCTGCCTGGTGGGGGCCGGCAATATCGGCCTGGCCATGTACCGCTATCAGGACTTCAAACAGCGGGGATTCAACATCGTGGCGGTGTTCGACTCCGATCCCAAAAAGGCGGGCCAGACGCTCAAACCGGGGATGGCCATTCAATCGATGGACCAGATCGAACAGACAGTCAACCAAAAAATGATCCAGATCGGGATCATAGCCGTGCCGCCCCAGGCCGCCCAGGCGGCGGTCGACAAGCTGGCGGCGGCCGGGGTCAAGGCCATCCTGTTCTTTCCCTCCAGCCAGATATTGATCCCCAAAGGGATCGCCCTGCGAAGGGTCAACCTGGGCCTAGATCTGGAATTCCTGAGTTACGCTCTTACCAATAATTAA
- a CDS encoding dihydrolipoyl dehydrogenase: protein MDQHIVIIGGGPAGYVGAIRAAQLGARVTLIEKDTLGGTCLNVGCIPTKALLASASVMQHTKAAGQFGIKTDNVGFNWADVQKRKDRVVKKATAGVGMLLRSRQVEVIKGQARVSGKGSIIVEIDGSQPREIKYDKLLIATGSQPVIPPISGIDLPGVLDSTGALALDAVPESLLIIGGGVIGCEMAEVYSTFGSKVTIVELMPQLIPGEDPEAVEVLYKTLVKKGVDIKLDSRVNRLIKNGDLLDVEVTGKDGIKIRVEAARVLVSVGRRASIQGLGLEESGIALEKGYIKVDGRMETNVPGVYAAGDCIGGWLLAHVASREAEIAVENMLGHQAVMEYHAVPRCVYTHPEIASAGLAAFQPSDKNILTGKFPFSASGKASCIGELEGFVKVLADRETHQLLGCVIAGPNATELISEASLAISSRLKLEDIIQAMHSHPTLHESLQEAALNALGRAIHLP from the coding sequence ATGGATCAGCATATCGTCATCATAGGCGGAGGACCGGCGGGATACGTGGGGGCCATCAGGGCGGCCCAGCTGGGGGCCAGGGTCACTTTGATCGAAAAAGATACATTGGGCGGCACCTGCCTTAACGTGGGCTGCATTCCCACCAAAGCCCTGCTGGCATCGGCCTCCGTCATGCAGCATACCAAAGCCGCCGGGCAGTTCGGGATCAAAACAGACAATGTCGGTTTCAACTGGGCCGATGTCCAAAAACGGAAGGATCGGGTGGTCAAAAAAGCCACTGCCGGGGTGGGCATGCTCCTGAGATCCCGGCAGGTGGAGGTCATCAAAGGGCAGGCCCGTGTATCGGGAAAAGGATCAATTATTGTGGAGATCGACGGCTCTCAGCCCAGGGAGATCAAATACGATAAACTGCTGATAGCCACCGGCTCCCAGCCGGTGATCCCGCCCATATCCGGCATCGACCTGCCCGGGGTGCTGGACAGCACCGGGGCCCTGGCCCTGGATGCGGTCCCGGAAAGCCTGTTGATCATCGGGGGCGGGGTGATCGGCTGCGAGATGGCCGAGGTCTACTCCACCTTCGGTTCGAAGGTGACCATCGTCGAGCTGATGCCTCAGCTGATTCCCGGGGAGGATCCGGAAGCGGTGGAGGTGCTGTATAAAACCTTGGTCAAAAAAGGGGTGGATATAAAACTTGATTCCCGGGTGAACCGCCTTATAAAAAACGGGGATCTGCTCGATGTTGAAGTGACCGGAAAGGATGGAATAAAAATCAGGGTCGAGGCCGCCAGGGTATTGGTGTCGGTGGGCCGCAGGGCTTCGATCCAGGGCCTGGGGCTGGAGGAGTCTGGAATAGCCCTTGAAAAGGGCTACATCAAGGTCGACGGCAGGATGGAAACCAATGTCCCCGGCGTATATGCGGCCGGGGACTGCATCGGCGGATGGCTGCTGGCCCATGTGGCCTCCCGGGAGGCCGAGATCGCCGTGGAGAATATGCTGGGGCACCAGGCTGTCATGGAATATCACGCCGTGCCCCGCTGCGTCTATACCCACCCGGAGATCGCCTCGGCGGGCCTAGCCGCATTCCAGCCTTCGGATAAAAACATACTTACCGGCAAATTTCCATTCTCGGCCAGCGGCAAGGCCAGCTGCATAGGAGAACTGGAGGGTTTTGTCAAGGTCCTGGCCGACAGGGAAACCCATCAACTCCTGGGGTGCGTGATCGCCGGGCCCAATGCCACCGAACTCATCTCCGAGGCGTCGCTGGCCATATCCAGCAGGCTCAAACTAGAGGACATCATCCAGGCCATGCATTCCCACCCCACCCTCCACGAGTCGCTCCAGGAGGCGGCCCTCAATGCGCTGGGCCGGGCCATTCACCTGCCCTGA
- a CDS encoding disulfide oxidoreductase, whose product MEKITRDMTIMDVVNKYPQSIKVFFEHGLFCIGCNVAYRETVEQGAMAHGLDVSQLMDRLNEAINNPEPAEKK is encoded by the coding sequence ATGGAAAAGATAACCAGGGATATGACCATCATGGATGTGGTCAATAAATATCCCCAAAGCATAAAGGTATTTTTCGAGCATGGACTTTTTTGCATCGGTTGCAACGTGGCTTATCGGGAGACGGTGGAGCAGGGGGCGATGGCTCATGGCTTGGACGTAAGCCAACTGATGGACAGGCTGAACGAGGCGATCAATAATCCCGAGCCGGCGGAGAAGAAGTAG
- a CDS encoding 3-methyl-2-oxobutanoate hydroxymethyltransferase produces the protein MNTDKVTTRTLLKMKQKGEKIASLTAYDYLTARLLDECGIDLILVGDSAAMVFAGYENTLPITMEAMLYHTAAVKRGVKRAMVVADMPFLSYQTSIAEAANNAGRFLKESGAEAVKIEGGRVAAPIVKNLVERGIPVMGHLGLTPQSIHKFGGYQLQAKDKESAERLMAAAKALENAGCFAIVLEKIPHQVAKKVSESLAIPTIGIGAGPHCDGQILVVDDMDGRFEDFVPKFVRQYAHIAKDMRQAFKGYIGDVKGKSFPNMEESFSEE, from the coding sequence ATGAATACCGATAAAGTAACCACCAGGACCCTGCTTAAAATGAAGCAAAAGGGCGAGAAGATAGCCAGCCTTACAGCCTACGATTATCTGACCGCCCGGCTGCTGGACGAGTGCGGGATAGACCTGATCCTGGTGGGCGACTCGGCGGCCATGGTCTTTGCCGGCTACGAGAACACCCTGCCCATAACCATGGAGGCCATGCTCTATCATACCGCCGCGGTCAAGCGGGGGGTCAAGCGGGCCATGGTGGTGGCCGACATGCCGTTCCTGTCCTATCAGACCTCCATCGCCGAAGCGGCCAACAATGCCGGGCGGTTCCTCAAGGAATCCGGGGCCGAGGCGGTCAAAATAGAGGGCGGCAGGGTGGCGGCCCCCATCGTCAAGAATCTAGTGGAGCGCGGCATCCCGGTGATGGGCCACCTGGGGCTGACCCCCCAGTCCATCCACAAGTTCGGGGGCTACCAGCTGCAGGCCAAGGACAAGGAATCAGCCGAGCGGCTGATGGCGGCGGCCAAGGCCCTGGAGAACGCCGGATGTTTCGCCATCGTGCTGGAGAAGATCCCGCACCAGGTGGCCAAAAAGGTCTCGGAGAGCCTGGCCATTCCCACCATCGGCATCGGGGCCGGGCCGCACTGCGACGGGCAGATCCTGGTGGTGGACGACATGGACGGCCGGTTCGAGGATTTCGTGCCCAAGTTCGTGCGGCAGTACGCCCACATAGCCAAGGACATGAGGCAGGCGTTCAAAGGGTACATCGGGGACGTCAAGGGGAAGAGTTTTCCGAATATGGAGGAGAGTTTTTCGGAGGAATGA
- a CDS encoding pantoate--beta-alanine ligase has translation MKIIKTIKQVRQIIALQKKQGKRIGFVPTMGALHEGHLSLIRMAKKHSDFVVVSIFVNPTQFGPKEDYKKYPRNLKKDAALCQTAGADLIFSPSPEEIYPKGFSTYIDVEGLTQGLCGVSRPGHFRGVATVVAKLFNIVQPDAAVFGQKDAQQLAVIRRMTADLDLPVKIIGAPIVREGDGLAMSSRNAYLTLEERAEAPTLYRALLKAKALADSGQRTAGRIKGEIKKILYRDAPLAEIDYIEIVDNETLKPVKQIKKNTLIALAVKLPNARLIDNLVIK, from the coding sequence ATGAAGATAATTAAAACCATAAAACAAGTCAGACAGATCATTGCTCTGCAGAAGAAGCAGGGCAAGCGGATCGGCTTTGTGCCCACCATGGGGGCGCTGCACGAAGGTCACCTGTCGCTGATTCGGATGGCTAAGAAGCATTCCGACTTCGTGGTAGTCTCCATCTTCGTCAATCCCACCCAGTTCGGGCCCAAGGAAGATTACAAGAAATATCCAAGGAATCTGAAAAAGGATGCGGCGCTCTGTCAGACTGCCGGGGCCGACCTGATATTCTCGCCATCTCCGGAGGAGATATATCCCAAAGGCTTTTCCACCTACATCGATGTCGAGGGCCTGACCCAAGGGTTGTGTGGGGTCTCCAGGCCCGGGCATTTCAGGGGCGTGGCCACGGTGGTTGCCAAGCTGTTCAACATTGTTCAGCCGGATGCTGCGGTCTTCGGGCAGAAGGACGCCCAGCAATTGGCGGTGATCAGACGAATGACGGCGGACCTGGACCTGCCGGTGAAGATCATCGGCGCGCCCATAGTCCGGGAAGGGGACGGCCTGGCCATGAGCTCGCGCAATGCGTATCTGACGCTGGAAGAAAGGGCGGAAGCGCCGACGCTGTATAGGGCGCTGCTGAAAGCCAAAGCATTAGCGGACAGCGGACAGCGGACAGCGGGCAGGATAAAAGGCGAAATTAAAAAGATATTGTATCGCGATGCGCCGCTGGCGGAGATAGATTATATTGAAATAGTTGACAATGAAACGCTAAAGCCAGTTAAACAAATAAAAAAAAATACATTGATCGCTTTAGCAGTAAAGCTACCAAACGCAAGGTTGATTGATAATTTGGTGATAAAATGA